From one Solanum stenotomum isolate F172 chromosome 12, ASM1918654v1, whole genome shotgun sequence genomic stretch:
- the LOC125848197 gene encoding uncharacterized protein LOC125848197 — MTSSATLLHHYSPRPSISSNSSSSSSSSASSSSSSSSFDQRRCFNWKLLCFSGINNICRSQSFRAHAMGTTEGSVMSPKVLMDTGDEPEHLLVLVHGILASPSDWTYVQAELRRRLGRNFLIYASSCNTFTKTFTGIDGAGKRLADEVRLVVKKKESLKKISFLAHSLGGLIARYALGELYSSDNCNEQSNDAVTSTSANLKSVGSLNIGLIAGLEPVNFITLATPHLGVRGKNQLPFLFGLPILEKLAAPIAPIFVGQTGSQLFLTDGKPTKPPLLLRMASDCDDGKFISALGAFKWRVLYANVSYDHMVGWRTSSIRRVTELVKPPWRSLDGYKHVVDVEYCPPASCEGPHYPLEAAKAKEAAQNAPSTQRTLKYHESMEEEMIRGLQQLGWKKIDVSFHSAFWPFFAHNNIHVKNEFFHNAGVGVIAHVADHIKQQEKQPESSSLITPSL, encoded by the exons ATGACGTCATCAGCGACATTACTTCATCATTATTCTCCTCGCCCTTCTATCTCTtccaattcttcttcttcttcatcatcttctgcttcttcttcgtcatcttcttcctcttttgaTCAACGACGATGCTTTAATTGGAAACTTCTCTGCTTTTCTG GGATAAACAACATCTGTAGAAGTCAAAGCTTTAGAGCCCATGCAATGGGTACAACTGAAGGAAGTGTTATGTCTCCGAAAGTCTTGATGGATACGGGGGATGAACCTGAACATCTTCTAGTCCTTGTTCATGGCATCTTAGCAAG CCCAAGTGATTGGACGTATGTACAAGCAGAGTTGAGAAGGCGGTTGGGAAGAAACTTTTTGATATATG CAAGTTCATGTAATACGTTCACTAAAACCTTCACTGGGATTGATGGAGCTGGAAAACGACTAGCAGATGAA GTCAGGCTGGttgtaaagaagaaagaaagccTGAAGAAGATATCCTTTTTAGCTCATTCTCTTGGTGGATTGATTGCAAGATATGCACTTGGCGAACTTTATTCATCAGACAACTGTAATGAGCAGTCCAATGATGCAGTCACTTCAACTAGTGCAAACCTCAAATCAGTAGGCTCCTTAAATATAGGATTGATTGCTGGCCTGGAGCCAGTCAATTTTATCACCTTGGCAACACCACATCTTGGTGTGAGAGGGAAAAATCAG CTTCCTTTTCTCTTTGGGTTGCCAATCTTGGAGAAACTTGCAGCACCTATAGCTCCTATATTTGTTGGTCAAACTGGTAGTCAGCTCTTCCTTACAGATGGCAAACCTACTAAACCACCTCTTTTGCTAAGGATGGCATCAGACTGTGATGATGGAAAATTTAT ATCAGCGCTTGGTGCTTTCAAATGGCGTGTTCTTTATGCTAATGTCTCTTATGATC ATATGGTCGGTTGGCGTACATCATCTATAAGAAGGGTGACAGAACTTGTCAAG CCCCCTTGGCGATCTTTGGATGGCTACAAACATGTAGTAGATGTGGAGTATTGTCCTCCAGCTTCATGCGAAGGACCTCATTACCCCTTAGAGGCAGCCAAAGCAAAGGAGGCAGCCCAAAATGCACCAAGCACACAGAGGACATTAAAATATCATGAAAGTATGGAAG AGGAAATGATACGTGGCTTGCAACAGTTGGGGtggaaaaaaattgatgttaGCTTTCACTCAGCGTTCTGGCCCTTTTTTGCACATAACAATATCCAT GTGAAGAATGAGTTTTTTCACAATGCTGGAGTAGGAGTAATTGCTCATGTCGCAGACCACATAAAGCAACAAGAGAAGCAACCCGAATCTTCCTCCTTAATTACCCCTAGCTTGTAA
- the LOC125848215 gene encoding pollen allergen Sal k 5.0101-like produces MGKSTIIFIASAICLFSLLGITQANEESDNYQFILEGIVYCDPCRSIFKTNLSEPVADARVGMQCRHPETEQVTITVTASTNSTGYYHMLIEGDHENEICETYLIKSPKEDCSEIPTEGHTKESSRVTLTSNNGIAGKNRESNALFFLTKKAAPECQQEFKEMEYLPELKDINQA; encoded by the exons atggGAAAATCAACAATAATCTTTATTGCTAGTGCTATTTGCTTGTTCTCCCTATTAGGGATTACTCAAGCCAATGAAGAATCTGATAATTATCAATTTATTCTTGAAGGAATTGTGTATTGTGATCCTTGTCGTTCAATATTCAAAACCAATCTTAGTGAGCCAGTTGcag ATGCGAGGGTGGGGATGCAATGCCGACACCCCGAAACTGAACAAGTCACAATAACTGTAACAGCCTCGACTAACTCCACTGGATATTACCACATGTTGATAGAAGGTGATCACGAGAACGAAATCTGCGAGACATATTTGATAAAAAGTCCAAAAGAAGATTGCAGTGAGATCCCAACTGAAGGACATACCAAGGAATCATCAAGAGTTACACTGACTAGCAACAATGGCATTGCTGGAAAGAATCGTGAATCCAATGCTCTCTTTTTCTTGACCAAAAAAGCAGCACCAGAATGTCAACAAGAATTCAAGGAAATGGAATATCTCCCTGAACTTAAAGATATTAACCAGGCCTAA
- the LOC125848229 gene encoding dof zinc finger protein DOF1.5-like: MAQVQESPISQGIKLFGATIQIQEKQPKTTHQPTNKVVDDDDDDHDNDNDQEKRPDKIIPCPRCKSMETKFCYFNNYNVNQPRHFCKGCQRYWTAGGALRNVPVGAGRRKAKPPCGPGPHSDLAGLSDGCNFFDVANQLDFDGVVAHEDQWHLFPAAKRRRSTSDSQSY, encoded by the coding sequence ATGGCTCAAGTTCAAGAAAGTCCCATCTCTCAAGGCATCAAATTGTTTGGTGCAACAatacaaattcaagaaaaacaaCCCAAAACTACTCATCAACCAACAAACAAagttgttgatgatgatgatgatgatcatgataatgataatgatcaAGAAAAAAGGCCAGACAAGATCATCCCTTGTCCTAGATGCAAAAGCATGGAAACCAAATTTTGTTACTTCAACAACTACAATGTTAACCAACCTAGACACTTCTGCAAAGGTTGTCAGAGATACTGGACGGCCGGCGGAGCCCTACGGAACGTGCCCGTAGGAGCCGGCCGTCGCAAAGCCAAGCCACCATGCGGGCCGGGCCCACATAGCGACTTGGCCGGATTATCAGACGGTTGTAATTTCTTTGATGTGGCTAATCAACTTGACTTTGATGGAGTGGTGGCTCATGAAGATCAATGGCATCTTTTTCCGGCAGCTAAGAGGAGGAGGAGCACCTCCGATAGCCAATCTTATTGA